The following DNA comes from Terriglobia bacterium.
GGTCAACCTTGGTGATCTTCGAGTCGAGAGGTGTCGTGGTGTTGCGGACATACTTCCGCGTGGCGATGCAGCCCGTACTGAGCAACAACATCGGACCCACTGCCACGGCCATTATCCTGGAAAATCTTTTTGGATTCATTATTTTATCTCCCCGGCAGCTCTAAGTTACTACGTTGTGCCTCAATGCATTCTGGCTGCCAAATTCCTTGCAGCAGTAAGTGCTTTGGAATGAATTGATAAGTTTGGCTCGAAGTCTAAAAAATACCCTAACCAGTAACTATCCCTGTAAAATTTATCTGGTCATCAGCCTGCCCCGATTCGCGCATCCGAGACCCAGGAAACTCCTAATCCGATCCTGGCGTCCCTGATAGGGAGACCGCCAGGCGCTCCCCGGAGAATTAACTGTCAGGGCATAGTGCCTGGACGTATTCGAGCAGCTTCCTGAACGCCTTTCCGCGATGCGAAATCTCGAATTTCTCCTCGATGCGCAGTTCGGCGAAAGTTTTGTTCAAGGGAGGATAATAGAAGTACGGGTCGTAGCCGAACCCTCCGGTCCCTATTGGTCCTTCTGTGATGAGCCCGTCAGCCCTGCCGTCAACAACGGTTAAAATGGCTCCGCGCCGGGCAAGAGCAATCACGCAGACATAATGCGCGGTACGGCCGGATGGAGGTACGCCGGCCAGTTCGCGAAGCAGCTTGCGGTTGTTGGCTTCATCATCCGCCTGGGGTCCTGCAAAGCGGGCGGAATAGACTCCCGGGCCGGAGCCCAGGGCATCCACTGAGATGCCGGAATCATCGGCGAAGATCATGCCGTCGTTCCACTGGCTGTAATAGAGCGCCTTCTTGCAGGCGTTTTCTTCAAACGTATTTCCGTCCTCAACGCAGACGGGCCGGTTTTCGATGCCGGGAAGAAGTTCAACTTCAATCCCACGACTTTCGGCGGCGCCCCTGAATTCGCGCAGCTTTCCTGGATTGGTTGAGGCAAGATAAACAGTCAGCATCACGGAAGTGGGAAGTTGAGCTGGCTCCAATTCTTAAATCCCCGCGCCTGGTCAGAGTCTGGGCCTGGCCAATTGAATGCCTGGAATTGCAACATCAGGCGCGCGCGGCCGGCCGCTCAACCTTGGTAATCGACTTCTGCATTGCAACCAATTGCTGAATGGCCGGCCGTGCCAACTCAATCAGCCCGGTCATATCCTCGTTGCCAAAGGGCAGACCTTCAGCCGTTGCCTGCACTTCCACAAAGCGGCCCGAACCCGTCATCACGACGTTCATATCGACCTCGGCGCTGGAGTCTTCTGAATAATCGAGGTCGAGCAGTGTTTCTTTCCGGATAATCCCCACGCTGATGGCGGCCACGAAATCGTTTAATGGAATTTCAGAGATCACCTTCTGTTCCTTGAGCTTCCTGAGCGCGAGCGCGAGCGCGACCATGGCGCCGGTGATGGACGCTGTGCGCGTGCCGCCGTCGGCGCGAATGACGTCACAATCGATCCAGACGGTCCGCTCTCCCAGTTTCTCGAGGTTTACGACGGCGCGCAGAGACCGGCCGATCAATCTCTGGATTTCCATCGTACGGCCACTGGGCCGGCCGCGGGTTACCTCGCGGGGAGTTCGGATTTCAGTCGCCCGAGGGATCATGGCGTATTCGCTTGATATCCAGCCTTTGCCCGTACCTTTCAGGAAGGCGGGCACTCCTGATTCCACCGATGCCGTGCAAATCACCCGGGTTTCGCCCAGACGCATCAACGCTGAGCCTTCGGCGCTGGAGATGAAGCCGGGGATGATTTCGACGGGCCGGATCTCTGTCGCATTCCGGTGGCCGGCCCGCACGAGTTTCCCGCCGGAATAGAGGAGGCCCGAAAGCGGCTTGGGTGTAGAGGACATAACTTCTCCTGGTTTATTGTGTCTGAGCAATCAATGACGGCTCAGGAGCGAAATTGCCGGTCAGGTCGATGTGGCCGTCAAGAGTCTGGACTTCCTCGCCCTGTACAAGGAACCTTACCTCCTTCAACTGAGCGATGTTGGCGCAGAGCGAGTCCACAATGGAATAAATGGCCAGGTTTTCACTTTCAATTCCCGGTTGAAAGTCCGCCAGAGCTTCCTGTGAAAGGTCGATGATGGCGGTCCCATCCTGCGAGAGGAAGACGGCCCTTACGGTTGTGGACGGTGAAAGGGCCGTGCCGTGCCCCTGGTGCGAACCTTCGATGAGGGCCAGAAGGATCTGCCGCACGGCCGTAATGTTATCTGAAGAGAGCTTCAATGACCGCGTCTCCGGCAGCAGATTTCCCGCCGCATAGGAGGGAAAATAAAGCGTGATGGTCTGCGCCTGGCCTCCGGATTGCTGCAGGGCCTCCTCGTTCAATTGCGTTCGCGCGGTCTGTTCAGAACGCAAGGTGCTCTCGGCGGTTGGGGCGAGGTGGCGCCGAAGGGTCCCAAGATAATAAATTCCCGCTGCCAGGACGACTGCGATAACAATGGTCAATATCAGCGCGCGCTGGGACATGGTTACTGTCGCCCTCCTGTAATCGCGCCGACGGCCGCAACGATCGCTTCGCTGATCTGCTGCTGGAAGGCTGGGTTGGTGAGCGCGGCGGAATCGCTCTGCGGCGAAAGGCTTCCGACTTCAATGGCCACAGCAGGCGCGGCGATGCTCTGCAAAACCCTCATGGGAACTTCCATGGGTGGAGTGGACGCCACCTTCGTGGTCCTTTCGAGGTCCTGCTGCAACTCCTGCGCGAGACGGTTGCTCTGGTTCATATAGCGAAGTTGCACTTTATCCCAATTGATAAAAAGGGGCTGCGGGTCCGGGCCGGTGGTCATGGCGAGCGGCGAGGAAGGGCGGTAACTGTACACCATCACGCGGGGAGTCGATTGTCCAAGTTCGCCCGCATGGAACGAAATGAAAGCGACGGGATGCGCGATGTTGGCTTCCGCGGCGCGTTGGTCGAAGCCGACATTCACGTCGCTGGTGCGAGTGAGGACAACCCGGTACTTGCCGGTGGCCTGGAGCGCTTTCTGCGCCTGGGCCGCAAGGCGCGCCGTCAGGTTCTTCTCAAGCATGCCGTCTTTTCCCTGCGCCCCAAGGTCGGAGCCACCGTGTCCCGCATCAAGCACCACGGCCGGCAGCGAAGGGATGGCCGGCGCCACCGCGGGACCCCCCGCCTGGGGCGGGACTGCGGCGGGAGGTTTGCCCGGAACGGGGGCAGCAGCAACCGGCGGCTGAGATGGCGCCGGGGCCTGCTGCGCCACTGTTGCGCCTGGCTTTATGACAGTGGCAATCAGCACCTTGCCGCCTTCTCCAAGTTTGGGGTAGAAGTCAAAGCCTGCCGCTGAAGGAGTCACAATCAGCTTGGGCAGCCCGTCGTGGTCGTCGAATTTCACCTGCGAAACGTAGGGATTGCTGAAATCGAAGCTGGACTCAACGGGCTCGACGGGATTATTGCCCAGGTAGAGAATCCACTTCCCGTTCTGTGCCGCCGTGCGAAGGTTAACCTGCTCCGTAAATTGAATGGTGAGCTGCGCGCCTGCCTGGAGCGGTGACAGGTGGAGGGTGAAGGAATTCGGCCGCATCCCACCCACAAAAATGCGGTTCTCGCCCCGCTTGTACTCGACGGTCTGGTTGATGATCGTGGGAAGGACGGTGGTCACAAAATCCACCGGCGCCATCCACGCTCCATCCATGAAACGAACGGGCTGGGCCAGCTTGACGCGGGCGTTGTTCAGCCTGACCGTAGGGTTGTTATCCTGCAGCCTGATGTGCGTGCCGTTGAACCGCAACTCCAGGGCCTTCCTCCTGTTTTTCAGGTCCTCGATGGTGCCGAAGAGGTTCAGGACCGGGAGCACGGGAAGATACTGGGCGTTGCCGTAAGTTCGAGTCTGAAGGATGGATCGAGACTTCGGGAAGTAGAAAACAAAACTGTCGCTTCGGCCAAGGCGGGGAGCAAACAACAGGAGCATTCCGACGACTGCCACCAGCAGCAGCCAGCGGAAGGAACGGAACCTGCGATTGTGGTGCTTAACCAAAGATTTCACGCGCTGTAGGGTTCCCGTGGCAGGGCAAACCCAGAGGGGTCACCCGTGCCAATCTGATATTTTAGTCGAACTTTTCCCAAGCTTGCAATTGCGCGGGGCCGCCTCCGCGCGCGCTTGTCCCAGTCGTTTTAATGGGCTGCGCCCAGCGAATAGTTGTGAGCATCTCCGACCGCACCCACGCCAATGTGGACGATGGAAATCCACCGCTCCAGCTTATGATGGCCCGTCCGGTGCAGCCAATAGGAAACTCCGATCGAGGCCAGCGTCCCCGCAGCCTCGATGCCAGCGAAGAGCGGCCTGTTGTCCACGATGCTGTTGGTTAACAGCACCTCGGTGTTGCCCTGGCTCCGGAAATGCTGCGTCGAGGTGTAATCGAGCGCGCGAACCGCCGCCACACCAACAAACAGCGCCAGGTTGGTCCTGTCAAAGAAGCGGTGCGTTTTCCTGGGAGGTATCGCCGGTTCGACCTGCACCTGCGGGTCCAGCATAACATGGGGTTTCGTCTGGCCCTGCTGGGCCCGAACCAGGCAGGGCGCAATTCCCATGCCGAGGGTGAAAAACAGAACAGCCGCCGCGGCTCCCGGCGATCCCCAGAGTCGCGGCCAGCGTTCCGCCAAACTCTTGACTTCACCCTGCAGCGCCCGGGATTCGTGGTCTTTCACCGCTCCACCATCAGGCAGCGCACGGGCAAGTTCTGCTGCCCAGCCACGGGTCCCTTCGCGGGCGCGCACTTTGAGGATTGGCAGTCGGTGATAAACAAATCATCAATCATGATTCCGTTGAAGGTGCGGGCCGCAGCGGGGCGAGAGGCTTTTGCCAACCGCTGCCTGTCACAAGGCGAGCATTTTTGGCTGTCCTGTATTTTCAATGACATAGCCAGCTTCGTTTTTCGGTTCGTTCCGGTTTGTCTTTTCCACAGGCACGTTTTTTCAACAACTTCTCCGCTTTGTTTTCCGGTTTGTTCCGGTTTGTTTTTGGCCAATTTCTGTTTGTTTTCAGCAACTTCTCCGGTTCGTTTTTCAAAAAACGTGTTTTTTTGTCCCATTTGCCTCAAAACCAGCGCGAAAATGGCTTTTTGAGGATTGCAAAAATTCGCTCGTCACCGACACGCATTCGTAACCCGCTACTGAGCAAACCGCCGGCCCAACCATGGACCGCGCGCTACGCACACCACGCTCCACTCCCTGCTCCTGCACCGTAACGTTCGCTGTTTTAACCTGGCGGATTTTGTCTGTCCCACTGCAAGACGCGCGCCCGGCCCCGCGCCTTACCGGGAAGAATTAGCTAAGGTTACCATACCTAGCCTACTAAAGTCAAGCAAAATCGGCGGGAGAGGCTCGAAGTCAGGAGCCAGGAGCCAGAAGTCAGGAGGGGCGGGTCAGTCCTGTGGAATTTCCCGATGATTGCTTCAGCGGCTGAAGCCGTCAGAATGGAGGCACGGCGAATGTCGGGGCTGAAGAGTCTGCGTGGCAACATAAGTGGGCTACTAGAAATCAATAAGTTACAAGGATGCCTTGGCCCGCAAGTTGTTGATTCCTCGTTGCGGCTTCGAGTTCTCACGCAGACTCTTTCAGCCCCTGAAGTGCAGCCAGCCAAAGCTCCGAGCCCTGGGGAAGCCTTCAAGGTTTGGGGAACGTCCTGCTCTCTTCGAGCAAGCGTGCTGCTTGCGCGGGATCGGAAGTGGGGAGTTTGCAGGCGTAGTTCTGGCAGACATAAGCGGTGGCCTTGCCGCCGATGGGATGCATGCCGGCGATGAAGGGAAGCCATCCGGCAAGCTGCTTGCCATCTGCGCCATCCACGAGGAAGAGGACCTTGTTGGGCAGGTACCGCTGGTACACCACGGCCAGCAGTTCCTGTGTGTCCTGCCGGGAGGGATCGCCGGCGATGACAACCTGCAGTGGATTCGAGAGGGCGAAGTCCACGGCGCAAATCATCTGGGGGAGGGTTTCCGGAGCGTGCTCGATCTGGCGGCTGAAGGCGGCGAAGACCTGATCGGCTTTTTCGCGCCAGTCCGGGCGGTTGGCCATTTCGACGAGCCGCAGCAGATTCATGGCAGCAACGGAATTGGCGGAAGGCTCGGCGCCGTCGTAAGCGTCCCGCATTCTCACCAGGATGGACTTGTCGTTCTGGGTGGTTTGGAAATAGCCGCCGCCCTGGTCATCCCAGAAGAGGTGGTCCTGGGTTTCCTCGAGTCGAATGGCCCAGGTAAGGTCCGAGAGGCGGAATGAGGTTTCGTACAGATCGAGCAATCCCTGGATGAGGCCGGTGTAGTCATCCAGAAACCCGCTGATTCCCACCTCGCCCTCACGGTAGCGGCGCATCAACAGACCAGTCTGGTCATCGTAGAGCTTGGACTTGATAAAATCCGCCGCGCCCTGTGCCGCCTGGACGTAGGCAGGCTCGCCGAGCGCCTGTCCGGCGCGCGCGAAAGCAGAAATCATCAGGCCGTTCCAGGAAGTCAGAACTTTGTCATCCAGAGGGGGGCGCGGGCGCTGGTCGCGGGCCGCAAGCAGCCTGCTTCGGGCATCGGCGAGCGTGGCGCGGATTTCTTCAGGAGACTTGCCAAACTGTTTTGCGGCTTCCTCGACGGAATGCGCCACCTGGAGAATGTTCTTCCCCGTGAACTCCCCCTGGGGATCGTTCTGCGGGGCGACGTTGCCGTCGGGCGCAACGTCATAGGCGTAGTCAAAAATCTTGGCTGCATCCGGGCCCAGAACTTGTTCGATCTCGCCGGCAGTCCACAGATAGAACGCTCCCTCGCCGTGTTCGGGCCTGTCTTTTTCAATCTGGCTGTCAGCGTCTTCGGCGCTGAAAAATCCTCCCTGCGCGCTGCGCATATCGCGCAGGACGTAGTCGAGAACGTCGCGCGCGATGCCCGCGTAAAACGGGTCGTGCGTGATCTGGTAAGCATCGAGATAGGCGATGGCCAGTTGCGCCTGGTCATAGAGCATTTTTTCGAAGTGCGGCACGTGCCACTTTGCGTCCACCGAGTAACGGTGAAAACCGCCGCCCAGGTGGTCGTGGATGCCGCCGTCCGCCATGGCGTGCAAGGTGTTCAGAGTCATCTGGAGCGCGGGCTGGTCGCCGCTGCGGACGTGATAGCGCAGAAGAAAGTTGAAGACCACCGGCCGCGGAAACTTGGGCGCGCCGCCGAAGCCGCCATTCGCGGGATCGTAACCTGACTTGATCTGCTGATAGGCGTTGCTGAGGGTTGCGTCCGTGATGTTCGCTTTCCCGGGCGAGGGCGCGTTGACGGATTTTTCAAGATGCTCCACCACATCGGCAGCGGATTGTTCAATGCGCGCGTTATCTTTCTTCCACGCCTCGGCAACCCGCTCGAGGACGGTGCTGAAGCCCGGGCGCCCGTAGCGGTCAACGGGAGGCCAGTAGGTGCCGCCGAAAAAGGGTTTGAGGTCGGGTGTGAGGAAAACGGACATCGGCCAGCCCCCGCCGCCCGTAGTGGCTTGCACAAAGGTCATATAGACCTTGTCAACGTCCGGGCGCTCCTCGCGGTCCACTTTGATGTTCACAAAGTTCTCGTTCATGATGCGCGCGATTTCGGGGTTGGTGAACGACTCGCGCTCCATCACGTGGCACCAGTGGCAGGTGGAGTAGCCGACGGAAAGAAAGATGGGCTTGTTTTCGCGCTTCGAGAGGTCAAAGGCTTGCTGGCCCCAGGGATACCAGTCCACGGGATTGTGGGCGTGCATCAGCAGATAGGGGCTGCTCTCGTGGATGAGATGGTTGGTGTAGTCGTGCGAAACCGGGTTTGCGCCAGCTTCGGCCATGCTTCCAACTCCTTTCCTGATGGTGCCGGCCGAGGGACGCCAAAGCCACGCCGCGGCCGCCAGCGCAATGGCCAGTGCCAGAATCCAGCCTTTTTGCGGAGTGCCGATGCTCAGGTCCGGTCCCTTCAACCATTTATACGGTCATTATATCGAGAATGACGGACATGAAGATATCATGCGGGGAACCGATCACCCGACCGCAAGAGATGAGCCGAACAATAGCGATGTTGGGACCCTGGTAAATCCGGGCGCGCGGGACCTGGGCAATCAGGGCTACAGATAACGCCGGAACCACTCGACGGTCTGCTCGATCACCGCAGATTCCCAGGCGATGGAGGTGAAGGTGTGGTCGGCGCCGGGGATGATGACTTTCTGCTTGATGATGGCGCCCGACGCCTGCAAAAAATCTCCTGCGTGGGAGAGTGGAACGGTGTCATCCTTGCCGGGATGAATGATACGCATGGGCTTTCGAAACCGGCGGATGGCCTTGAGCGGATCGACTTTGGCGGCCTCCCTTACGAAGCGGGCGGAGATGAGGCGGGCATCGTATTCAAAATCGCCGGTGGGCGATGGTTTCCCCAGGCTGCCGGGTAGCTGCTGGAGAATTGCCGGATGCGCCACGGCACTCCACAGGACCAGAGCTTTGGCGTCTGCTGCGGGCGCGACACAGGCTGCCACGCAGCCTCCCAGAGAAAGCCCGCACAGTCCCAGCCTGCCCGCGTCGATCCCTTTTTGCCGGTGCATGAAACGGACGGCGGACCGGGCATCGGCGATTTCGCTCTGGAGAGTGGCTTCGCAAAAGCTCCCATCCGATTCGCCTGAACCATAGAAATCAAACCGCAGGCTGGCAATCCCCTGGCCCGCCAGGGCGCGGGCGCACTTGATAAAAATCCAATGGGATTCCATCCGATCGCCGGTGAAGCCATGGAAAAAGACGACCGCGGGTAACCTGCCGCGGCCGCTGGCCGGCCGATGGAGCATGCCGCGCAGCAATTTGCGCCGCGCATTGGAAAATTGGACAAGAGTTTCCATGAGCTTCTATGGCTTGCCAGACGTTTGTCTGATTTTCGGAACGGCAGTTTCTGCCGCAGGCGCTTTTCTCGCCACGGGTTGATCCTTCGCCTGCAATCGGAAAATGCCGGCCGTCCGCGGCATCTTCATTTTGAGCGGGGCGTTGCCTCCCCATTCTCGACCTTGTAACCATCTTTTTGCCAGGAAGCGATGCGGCAAAAAGACGTGGCCTGATAACCCATCTTCCTGAGTTCCAATGCGGCGCGGGAACTGCGTCCGCCGTGTTCGCACGTGGTGACGATGGTCGTTTCCTTTGAGACGTGCATTTCCCGGACTTTCGCGGCGAGGGTGTCAATCGGAACATTAACGGCTTCGGGTATATGCCCTTTGGCGTATTCTTCAGGCGTACGCACATCGAGCACCAGAACTTTTCCTTGTTGGCCGAGCATCGAGTGGAGGCGTTCTGCGGACGTCTCCGGCGCGCCGGAAGCGACCGATGGATGCTTCTGAGGCTGGGCAGCCAGCGAGGCTGTGAATACGCAGAGAACTGCGATTCCGGCGCTAACTTTAAGTTTCATAACTTTCCCTCCCGCGCGTCCCCTAGCCAAGCCATTGGGGATTCTGATAAGTGCCGTCGTAGGTGTGCGAAGTCTTGAAAAGTTCGAGGCCTCCATTGGCCGCAGCCTTCGCTGTCCTTGTCAGCAGCGCGGCCAGCTCACTTTCGCTCATCGGCTTGAAAGTGCGCACGGCTTCAAGCCCCTGCTCCAGGCGGTCCATTGATTCGCAGCCGTTGATCACGACAGAAGTGGGCAGGTTCATCGCGTAGTGCAGGCAATCGATGGCCGGAAGCACGTTGTTGCGGGGAATGGCCCCATCGGCCAGCGGCTTCATGCCCAGCACTCCGATGCCGTGTTTTACGCAGACCGGGACAACCTGATGCGCGAAACTGTGGTAATGCGCGTCGAGCACGTTCAGGGGCATCTGGACAGCGTCAAAGGTGAACCCATGATCGAATCCGGTGTTGAGCATCTTCAGGTGGATGGCCGGGTCCTTGTGTCCTGTGAAGCCGATATACCGCACCTTGCCCGCCTTGCGGGCGGCCAGCGCGGCCTCGAAGGCCCCGTTCGGCCCGAAGATGCGGTCCGGGTCGCCCATGCGAATCACCTCATGGAACTGGATCAGGTCAATCACATCGGTCTGGAGGCGCTGCAAGGATTCGTGGAGCTGTTGTTCCCAGGCGCTTTTAACCTGAGAGTCAGTCTTGGTCATCAGAAAAACTTTCTGCCGGTAACCGTCCTGGAGCGCTTTGCCCATGCGCATCTCGCTCGCGCCATTGTTATAGTCCCAGCAGTTGTCCATAAAAGTGACGCCGCGGTCGATGGACGTCCGGATCAGGTGAATGCTGTCCTGCTCGCTTGAATGCATTCCGATGTGATATCCGCCCAGCCCAAGCAGTGAAACCTTTTCTCCGCTGCGCCCCAGCGTCCGATAGATCATGCCTTGCGAATTTTGATCTGCCAAGGTCTTCTCCATTGCTGAGGGACCGAAGCTGCTCCCGGTTATTCCGGCGATCCCCACAGCCATCCGGCCCAGGAAGTCTCTCCGTGTCGGTCTCTCTCGGTTATTGTTCATGCGATGGCCCTCCTTGGTTGGGGATGGTCCCCGTAAGAGAATGCCATTTTCCTGGTCGATTTTGAAATCATATCACGACTGCACGGCCTGTTCACCCGCCAATTGCCGCCGGGTTCCGGTAGCCTGCTATTTCGGAGAAAAGTGGTTATTTCCTTTTAAGCATCATAGGATTGGTGGTGATGGCGCAATGGCCCTGCCTCCGGGGACCGCGCAGACTGCGCCCATCCATCAAAACTCCCGATAAGGAGCCCCGTATGCACGCAAAACTCTGGACTGACCTGTTTATTCCCGGCCTGCCGGTGATCGACAAGGTCCTTCGGGCTGTTATCGTGTACTTATTCCTGGTGGCGGCATTGAAGCTGGCCGGAAGGCGGCAACTGGCGCAACTGAATGCCTTTGACCTGGTTGTCCTTCTGACGATATCCAACACCGTTCAGAACGCCATCATCGGCAACGATAATTCCGTTACGGGCGGGTTGATCGGCGCCGCGACACTGCTGGGGGTCAATTACCTGGTTGTCCGGTTCGCGTTTGAGTATGACAGGAAGCGCCGCCGCATTCCTGACTCGGGAGTGGTTCTTATCGCAAGCGGCAGGGTTCAGCCGGAATCGTTGAAGAAGGAGTTGATCAGCATGGACGAGCTTAGAGAAGCCGCCAACCGCCAGGGTATCCCATCGCTCGGAGAGATTGAGCGGGCGGTGCTGAACCGGGACGGATCCTTCGCTTTTAAAAAGAAGAAAGACCGTGCGGAAGGCGCCGCCTATCAGGAAATTCTGAACCGGATTGACCATCTTGCCGAACAGATTGGCCGATGGCAGCCCGGCCAAGGGCCTGCGGGAAGTTGACCATGGCTAGCGGCGGACATACTCCGCGCCGTAAAGGGTGACGGCGCCGGTGGGCAGGCCCTGCACGCGAGCGATGCGGGCCGGCAGAAAGATGTTTCCGCCACCCGATGAGTAGGGAATCGCGATCTCGATTTGGCTGTCCTTTGGGTAGGGCCGGCGGCCTTCAAAGCAGAGGCCGCTTCGGGAAACATTGCGCACCCTGACCAGTTCCTCTCCCTCGCCGTTTTGGATGCAGGCTATGGTCCGCACATCGCGGCGCGGATCGCGGCGGTCTTCCTGACCGCTCCTGTCGGAGGATTCGGGGTCATCTGCCACGCCGGGAAGCGCCTCATAGGATTTTCTCCACAGGCAGGCGTCGGCGCAGCGCCGGCAAAAGCGCGACAAAGTCTCGCTGGATTCAAGCACTTCCAGCTCAAATCCGTCGAGATAGACCAGTTCGCGCGTACGGCAGGTGAGACATTCAAGAACAATTCTGCCCACTGATCCGGCCGAATCTCCTCTGGGCGGGAAGTTAATGCCCCAGGGTTGGGCCTCCGGCTCTAATAGCATGATCCCGTAAACGTTCTGCTTTGATTTTCCATTCACACGGGCCACCACGCGGGCCGATGCTTCCTTGCCTGTTTCAAGGCACCGAAGCGTAATCTCCTGGTCCGGCGCCAGGTTCTGCTTTAGGCGGACGCGCGCGCCAGTCTGGCTGACCACTTCGGTCCAGCCTTCGCACAGGAAAATGTCGCCAAAAAGATTGTTTCCGATCACCTCGACCGGCAAAGCAAGACTGATTCTCTCGCTCTGCCGTCCTCTTTGCTCAATCACAGCTTCTCTTCTTCCCCACAAGCGGGACCTCCAGGTTTATCAATCGCGGCAGCAAGCGCGTTGGCTCGACTCGCGAAGCCACGTCCGGCCCGGGAGCGCCGTGCGGCCTCGAGGCCGTGCGATTTTGATGTCTTTCTAGTTATCGGCAACGCCAGGCAATGCTTTAGAGCCTTCTTAACGCGGCCTCCTGGCATCGGCCGGCGGTTTCGGCAGGAAAGCGGAGACGGGCTCTGTACTTGATGACAAGCCACAGCCGCGGGGACCTGCCCCGCCGCCGGGTTTGCCTCGTGGATGTCTCGCGGAAATCCGTTTAGATTACAAATTGTATGTGTCAGAATGGGCGATTAAAATGAGATAAGGAATTTCCGATTGACAGCAGGGGCC
Coding sequences within:
- the rdgB gene encoding RdgB/HAM1 family non-canonical purine NTP pyrophosphatase, which encodes MEPAQLPTSVMLTVYLASTNPGKLREFRGAAESRGIEVELLPGIENRPVCVEDGNTFEENACKKALYYSQWNDGMIFADDSGISVDALGSGPGVYSARFAGPQADDEANNRKLLRELAGVPPSGRTAHYVCVIALARRGAILTVVDGRADGLITEGPIGTGGFGYDPYFYYPPLNKTFAELRIEEKFEISHRGKAFRKLLEYVQALCPDS
- the rph gene encoding ribonuclease PH; this encodes MSSTPKPLSGLLYSGGKLVRAGHRNATEIRPVEIIPGFISSAEGSALMRLGETRVICTASVESGVPAFLKGTGKGWISSEYAMIPRATEIRTPREVTRGRPSGRTMEIQRLIGRSLRAVVNLEKLGERTVWIDCDVIRADGGTRTASITGAMVALALALRKLKEQKVISEIPLNDFVAAISVGIIRKETLLDLDYSEDSSAEVDMNVVMTGSGRFVEVQATAEGLPFGNEDMTGLIELARPAIQQLVAMQKSITKVERPAARA
- a CDS encoding GerMN domain-containing protein, whose protein sequence is MSQRALILTIVIAVVLAAGIYYLGTLRRHLAPTAESTLRSEQTARTQLNEEALQQSGGQAQTITLYFPSYAAGNLLPETRSLKLSSDNITAVRQILLALIEGSHQGHGTALSPSTTVRAVFLSQDGTAIIDLSQEALADFQPGIESENLAIYSIVDSLCANIAQLKEVRFLVQGEEVQTLDGHIDLTGNFAPEPSLIAQTQ
- a CDS encoding N-acetylmuramoyl-L-alanine amidase; translated protein: MKSLVKHHNRRFRSFRWLLLVAVVGMLLLFAPRLGRSDSFVFYFPKSRSILQTRTYGNAQYLPVLPVLNLFGTIEDLKNRRKALELRFNGTHIRLQDNNPTVRLNNARVKLAQPVRFMDGAWMAPVDFVTTVLPTIINQTVEYKRGENRIFVGGMRPNSFTLHLSPLQAGAQLTIQFTEQVNLRTAAQNGKWILYLGNNPVEPVESSFDFSNPYVSQVKFDDHDGLPKLIVTPSAAGFDFYPKLGEGGKVLIATVIKPGATVAQQAPAPSQPPVAAAPVPGKPPAAVPPQAGGPAVAPAIPSLPAVVLDAGHGGSDLGAQGKDGMLEKNLTARLAAQAQKALQATGKYRVVLTRTSDVNVGFDQRAAEANIAHPVAFISFHAGELGQSTPRVMVYSYRPSSPLAMTTGPDPQPLFINWDKVQLRYMNQSNRLAQELQQDLERTTKVASTPPMEVPMRVLQSIAAPAVAIEVGSLSPQSDSAALTNPAFQQQISEAIVAAVGAITGGRQ
- a CDS encoding thioredoxin domain-containing protein, with translation MKGPDLSIGTPQKGWILALAIALAAAAWLWRPSAGTIRKGVGSMAEAGANPVSHDYTNHLIHESSPYLLMHAHNPVDWYPWGQQAFDLSKRENKPIFLSVGYSTCHWCHVMERESFTNPEIARIMNENFVNIKVDREERPDVDKVYMTFVQATTGGGGWPMSVFLTPDLKPFFGGTYWPPVDRYGRPGFSTVLERVAEAWKKDNARIEQSAADVVEHLEKSVNAPSPGKANITDATLSNAYQQIKSGYDPANGGFGGAPKFPRPVVFNFLLRYHVRSGDQPALQMTLNTLHAMADGGIHDHLGGGFHRYSVDAKWHVPHFEKMLYDQAQLAIAYLDAYQITHDPFYAGIARDVLDYVLRDMRSAQGGFFSAEDADSQIEKDRPEHGEGAFYLWTAGEIEQVLGPDAAKIFDYAYDVAPDGNVAPQNDPQGEFTGKNILQVAHSVEEAAKQFGKSPEEIRATLADARSRLLAARDQRPRPPLDDKVLTSWNGLMISAFARAGQALGEPAYVQAAQGAADFIKSKLYDDQTGLLMRRYREGEVGISGFLDDYTGLIQGLLDLYETSFRLSDLTWAIRLEETQDHLFWDDQGGGYFQTTQNDKSILVRMRDAYDGAEPSANSVAAMNLLRLVEMANRPDWREKADQVFAAFSRQIEHAPETLPQMICAVDFALSNPLQVVIAGDPSRQDTQELLAVVYQRYLPNKVLFLVDGADGKQLAGWLPFIAGMHPIGGKATAYVCQNYACKLPTSDPAQAARLLEESRTFPKP
- a CDS encoding alpha/beta hydrolase, translated to METLVQFSNARRKLLRGMLHRPASGRGRLPAVVFFHGFTGDRMESHWIFIKCARALAGQGIASLRFDFYGSGESDGSFCEATLQSEIADARSAVRFMHRQKGIDAGRLGLCGLSLGGCVAACVAPAADAKALVLWSAVAHPAILQQLPGSLGKPSPTGDFEYDARLISARFVREAAKVDPLKAIRRFRKPMRIIHPGKDDTVPLSHAGDFLQASGAIIKQKVIIPGADHTFTSIAWESAVIEQTVEWFRRYL
- a CDS encoding rhodanese-like domain-containing protein — its product is MKLKVSAGIAVLCVFTASLAAQPQKHPSVASGAPETSAERLHSMLGQQGKVLVLDVRTPEEYAKGHIPEAVNVPIDTLAAKVREMHVSKETTIVTTCEHGGRSSRAALELRKMGYQATSFCRIASWQKDGYKVENGEATPRSK
- a CDS encoding aldo/keto reductase; protein product: MEKTLADQNSQGMIYRTLGRSGEKVSLLGLGGYHIGMHSSEQDSIHLIRTSIDRGVTFMDNCWDYNNGASEMRMGKALQDGYRQKVFLMTKTDSQVKSAWEQQLHESLQRLQTDVIDLIQFHEVIRMGDPDRIFGPNGAFEAALAARKAGKVRYIGFTGHKDPAIHLKMLNTGFDHGFTFDAVQMPLNVLDAHYHSFAHQVVPVCVKHGIGVLGMKPLADGAIPRNNVLPAIDCLHYAMNLPTSVVINGCESMDRLEQGLEAVRTFKPMSESELAALLTRTAKAAANGGLELFKTSHTYDGTYQNPQWLG
- a CDS encoding YetF domain-containing protein, translating into MHAKLWTDLFIPGLPVIDKVLRAVIVYLFLVAALKLAGRRQLAQLNAFDLVVLLTISNTVQNAIIGNDNSVTGGLIGAATLLGVNYLVVRFAFEYDRKRRRIPDSGVVLIASGRVQPESLKKELISMDELREAANRQGIPSLGEIERAVLNRDGSFAFKKKKDRAEGAAYQEILNRIDHLAEQIGRWQPGQGPAGS